One window of the Microtus ochrogaster isolate Prairie Vole_2 chromosome 10, MicOch1.0, whole genome shotgun sequence genome contains the following:
- the Zc3h12a gene encoding endoribonuclease ZC3H12A gives MSDPYRKKPIQEASPTMSLWDLEDSHSCRGRPQPVQDPETKEASAELQMKVDFFRKLGYSSSEIHSVLQKLGVQADTNTVLGELVKHGSATERECQASTDPCPQLPLVPRGGSTPKPSSLEPSLPEEDKEGSDLRPVVIDGSNVAMSHGNKEVFSCRGILLAVNWFLERGHTDITVFVPSWRKEQPRPDVPITDQHILRELEKKKILVFTPSRRVGGKRVVCYDDRFIVKLAYESDGVVVSNDTYRDLQGERQEWKRFIEERLLMYSFVNDKFMPPDDPLGRHGPSLDNFLRKKSLPSEHRKQPCPYGRKCTYGIKCRFFHPERPSRPQRSVADELRANALLSPPRTPVKDKSGQRPSPASQPRSVSPEAEKSSLDGKKLGARSSPGPHQEGSTQTFTTAGRSLPVSGGSFGPTEWIPPTLDSLPYTSQECLDSGIGSLESQMSELWGVRGGSPGESGSTRGPYAGYHTYGSELPAAPAFAPFRQPMGAGHFSVPAEYMPQLPTFPAREYWSEPYPLPSPTPVLQEPQRPSPGASGGPWGRVSERAKERAGVYTKLCGVFPPHLVEAVMERFPQLLDPQQLAAEILSYKSQHLSK, from the exons ATGAGTGACCCCTATAGAAAGAAGCCTATCCAAGAAGCCAGTCCCACCATGAGTCTGTGGGATCTtgaggacagccacagctgcaggGGTCGCCCTCAGCCAGTCCAGGACCCTGAGACTAAAGAAGCCTCTGCTGAGTTGCAGATGAAGGTGGACTTCTTTCGGAAGCTGGGCTACTCATCCTCCGAGATCCACAGTGTCCTGCAGAAGCTGGGGGTCCAAGCGGATACCAACACGGTGCTGGGGGAACTGGTGAAGCATGGTTCAGCTACTGAGCGCGAGTGCCAGGCCTCCACAGACCCCTGTCCCCAGCTCCCCCTGGTGCCCAGGGGCGGAAGCACCCCCAAACCTTCCTCTCTAGAACCTTCACTCccagaggaggacaaggagggcaGTGACCTGAGGCCTGTGGTCATCGATGGAAGCAATGTGGCCATGAG TCACGGGAACAAGGAAGTCTTCTCTTGTCGGGGCATTCTGCTGGCTGTGAACTGGTTTCTGGAGCGGGGCCACACAGACATCACCGTGTTTGTACCATCATGGAGGAAGGAACAGCCTCGGCCAGATGTGCCCATCACAG ACCAGCACATTCTGCGGGAACTAGAGAAAAAGAAGATCCTGGTGTTCACACCATCCAGGCGTGTAGGTGGCAAGCGTGTGGTGTGCTATGATGACCGCTTCATTGTGAAGCTGGCCTATGAATCCGACGGGGTGGTAGTCTCCAATGACACGTACCGGGACCTCCAAGGCGAGCGGCAGGAGTGGAAGCGCTTCATTGAGGAGCGGCTGCTCATGTACTCTTTCGTCAACGACAA GTTCATGCCCCCTGATGACCCTTTGGGACGGCATGGGCCTAGCCTGGACAACTTCCTGCGTAAGAAGTCACTGCCTTCTGAACACAGGAAGCAGCCATGTCCCTATG GGCGGAAGTGTACCTATGGAATCAAGTGCCGGTTCTTCCACCCTGAGCGGCCGAGCCGCCCCCAGCGTTCCGTGGCTGATGAGCTCCGCGCTAATGCCCTCCTCTCACCCCCCAGGACCCCAGTGAAGGACAAAAGTGGCCAGAGGCCTTCCCCTGCCTCTCAGCCCCGCTCTGTGTCTCCAGAAGCTGAGAAGAGCAGTCTAGATGGGAAAAAACTGGGGGCCAGATCATCCCCAGGCCCCCACCAAGAAGGCTCCACACAGACCTTTACTACGGCTGGCAGGAGCCTCCCTGTCAGTGGGGGCAGCTTTGGGCCCACCGAGTGGATCCCACCCACCCTGGACTCGCTCCCATACACCTCCCAGGAGTGCCTTGATTCAGGCATCGGTTCCCTGGAGAGCCAGATGTCGGAATTATGGGGGGTGCGAGGAGGCAGCCCTGGGGAGTCGGGCTCCACTCGGGGTCCTTATGCTGGTTATCACACCTATGGGTCTGAGCTCCCAGCAGCACCTGCCTTTGCTCCCTTTAGACAGCCCATGGGTGCTGGCCACTTCAGTGTCCCCGCCGAGTATATGCCCCAGCTGCCCACCTTTCCAGCCAGAGAGTACTGGTCTGAGCCATACCCTTTGCCCTCACCCACCCCAGTCCTTCAAGAGCCCCAGAGGCCCAGCCCAGGGGCTAGTGGGGGCCCCTGGGGCAGGGTGAGCGAAAGGGCCAAAGAAAGGGCTGGTGTGTACACCAAGTTGTGTGGCGTCTTCCCCCCACACCTGGTAGAAGCTGTGATGGAGCGCTTCCCACAGCTCCTGGACCCCCAGCAGCTGGCCGCCGAGATCCTTTCTTATAAGTCCCAGCACCTCAGTAAGTAA